In a genomic window of Actinomycetota bacterium:
- a CDS encoding metallophosphoesterase, protein MSAARPLRICHLGSIHCGDSAYDPELLRSAVTGIREVGPDVVVVAGDLTAGGYDWEYDEAVAALEGIDAPTVVVPGNHDSRNVGYVHFERRFGDRFSRRRIELDGERAERLGTGGITVLGADSSEPDLEGGRIGREWYDWVREGFTHPDDFNVFVLHHHLVAIPGAGREENVIQDAGDVLAVLTELGGVDLVLSGHKHVPFFWGLNGTLVANCGTASSRRVRGAIPPSWNELVVDASSIKVFVHYPDGRRQLAVIRSRMTQRIVQEAFFVTDDFFASNHLPVD, encoded by the coding sequence GTGTCTGCCGCGCGACCGCTGCGCATCTGCCACCTGGGAAGCATCCACTGTGGTGACAGCGCGTACGACCCCGAGCTGCTGCGGTCGGCGGTGACGGGGATCCGCGAGGTCGGTCCTGACGTGGTCGTGGTCGCCGGCGACCTGACCGCCGGAGGCTACGACTGGGAGTACGACGAGGCCGTCGCGGCACTCGAAGGCATCGACGCGCCGACGGTGGTCGTCCCCGGCAACCACGATTCGCGGAACGTGGGGTACGTGCACTTCGAGCGGCGCTTCGGCGACCGCTTCAGCCGTCGCCGTATCGAGCTCGACGGTGAACGCGCCGAGCGGCTGGGGACGGGCGGCATCACGGTCCTGGGGGCCGACTCGTCGGAGCCCGACCTGGAGGGAGGCCGGATCGGCCGGGAGTGGTACGACTGGGTGCGGGAGGGCTTCACCCACCCCGACGACTTCAACGTCTTCGTGCTGCACCATCACCTGGTCGCGATCCCCGGTGCCGGGCGGGAGGAGAACGTCATCCAGGACGCCGGCGACGTCCTCGCGGTCCTCACCGAGCTGGGGGGCGTCGACCTGGTCCTGTCCGGACACAAGCACGTGCCGTTCTTCTGGGGCCTCAACGGGACGTTGGTGGCCAACTGCGGGACGGCATCGTCGCGGCGGGTGCGGGGAGCGATCCCGCCCTCCTGGAACGAGCTGGTGGTCGACGCCTCGAGCATCAAGGTGTTCGTCCACTACCCCGACGGACGCCGACAGCTCGCCGTCATCCGTAGCCGCATGACCCAGCGGATCGTCCAGGAGGCGTTCTTCGTCACCGATGATTTCTTCGCCTCCAACCACCTGCCGGTCGACTGA
- a CDS encoding 2,3-diphosphoglycerate synthetase encodes MTDRGRMYSDRPAGGARAVVLVDGEHHPPVLRRALTRLADDGLEPVQVVVLGGGEKLDEPGVPPDLGVPARWPASAEHELLEVLRDTAPDVVIDLSGPPVVEAPRRLRLAAIALAAGVPYDSPGVRYTPPDLPWLTTRPTVAVVATGKRTGKTAMSGALVRHAQRRGRTPVVVAMGRGGPPEPIVIPAGESLDPERLLEVVEAGGHAASDFYEDAVTTGAASIGCYRVGDGPAGEVALSNVAAGVAQAEEQPGSDLTVLEGSGSALPPCAADATALIVPAGEDPGQLLASLPLRFILADAVLIGFAGEDADDARLKTLVRSVRELLNQLPRRDDQPVPEPVLTDLRPHPLGDVSGRRVFVVSTARGRAADRLTKTLEERFGATVVGASQNLADRPALLDDLSHAPPHDALVTELKAAAVDVVVRAARDNGTDVVFCDNRPEPVGGVDPDALEGAFDRLLSLADRRHRARR; translated from the coding sequence GTGACCGACCGGGGCCGGATGTACAGCGACCGTCCGGCGGGTGGCGCCCGGGCTGTGGTGCTGGTCGACGGCGAGCACCACCCGCCCGTCCTGCGCCGGGCCTTGACGCGACTGGCCGACGACGGACTCGAACCGGTCCAGGTCGTCGTGCTCGGCGGGGGCGAGAAGCTCGACGAGCCGGGGGTGCCACCGGACCTCGGTGTGCCGGCCCGCTGGCCGGCGTCCGCCGAGCATGAACTGTTGGAGGTCCTGCGCGACACCGCACCCGACGTCGTGATCGATCTGTCGGGTCCCCCGGTGGTCGAGGCGCCCCGCCGGCTGCGTCTCGCAGCGATCGCTCTGGCGGCGGGCGTCCCGTACGACTCTCCGGGGGTGCGCTACACGCCGCCGGACCTGCCGTGGCTGACCACCCGGCCGACCGTCGCGGTGGTGGCGACGGGCAAGCGGACCGGGAAGACCGCCATGTCGGGGGCGCTCGTCCGCCACGCCCAGCGACGCGGCCGGACGCCGGTGGTGGTGGCCATGGGACGGGGTGGGCCGCCGGAACCGATCGTGATCCCCGCCGGGGAATCGCTCGATCCCGAGCGGCTGCTGGAGGTCGTCGAAGCGGGTGGGCACGCCGCCAGCGACTTCTACGAGGACGCCGTCACGACCGGCGCCGCGAGCATCGGCTGCTACCGCGTCGGCGACGGCCCTGCCGGGGAGGTCGCGCTGTCCAACGTGGCCGCCGGCGTGGCGCAGGCTGAGGAGCAGCCCGGCAGCGACCTGACCGTCCTGGAGGGCTCCGGTTCGGCCTTGCCGCCGTGTGCAGCCGACGCCACGGCGCTGATCGTGCCCGCCGGCGAGGACCCGGGGCAGTTGCTGGCGTCGCTGCCGCTGCGGTTCATCCTCGCGGACGCGGTCCTGATCGGCTTCGCCGGTGAGGACGCCGACGACGCTCGCCTCAAGACGCTCGTGCGGTCGGTCCGCGAGCTGCTGAACCAGCTACCACGCCGAGACGATCAGCCGGTCCCCGAACCCGTCCTCACCGACCTGCGACCCCACCCGCTGGGTGACGTCTCCGGTCGGCGTGTGTTCGTCGTCAGCACCGCCCGCGGTCGTGCCGCCGATCGTCTGACGAAGACCCTGGAGGAGCGTTTCGGCGCGACGGTCGTCGGGGCCAGCCAGAATCTCGCCGACCGGCCGGCCCTCCTCGACGATCTCTCGCACGCACCGCCGCACGACGCCCTCGTGACGGAGTTGAAGGCCGCAGCCGTGGACGTCGTCGTGCGCGCCGCCCGCGACAACGGAACCGACGTGGTGTTCTGCGACAACCGTCCCGAGCCGGTCGGTGGCGTCGACCCCGACGCTCTGGAGGGGGCCTTCGACCGGCTGCTCAGCCTCGCCGACCGCCGTCACCGCGCGCGCCGCTGA